In the bacterium genome, one interval contains:
- a CDS encoding integrin alpha gives MSVNIKRIITIIIMVSVVGLISLGAYMVVQKSDHRPQDSKQLSEPAIDPKAVAGGADKAWLSQAMEKIKAQEYELSKNKQGLLQAPNRKHNFRMTVHENKVGFEPRTISSEKEEKSKTKKWQWQWETDQMGRLGNMESVDKGERSVQGNMVTYDRKQMKEWYENKPEGIEQGFIIYQKPVAGSKKSSGSDPWVMIQSCRIEGLTLRLAADQNSIDFVDEHQAVIMRYGQLKVKDASDKLLPSEIRVEKNTIIVAYQDTNAKYPIVIDPLMTNPGWTAESDQANAYFGYSVASAGDVNGDGYSDVIVGAYYYDHGETDEGRAYVYHGSSSGLAGTAAWTAESDQTGAEFGRSVASAGDVNGDGYSDVIVGVYRYDNGESNEGRAYVYHGSSSGLNATANWIAESDQVDAGFGRSVASSGDVNGDGYSDVIVGAHFYNNGEQDEGRAYVYHGSSSGLENTAAWTDESDQTYAYFGYSVASAGDVNGDGYSDVIVGAYGYDNGASNEGRAYVYHGSSSGLADASAWTAESDQTGAEFGRSVASAGDVNGDGYSDVIVGAHAYDNGATDEGRVFVYHGSSSGMAGTANWTAESDQTGAEFGRSVASAGDVNGDGYSDVIVGAHYYDNGETDEGCAYVYHGSSAGLANTAAWTAESDQVDTWFGYSVASAGDVNGDGYSDVIVGAPFYDNGETNEGRVFVYHGSTSGLAATANWIVEGNEIFVGFGYSVASAGDVNGDGYSDVIVGAPFYDNGATDEGRAYVYHGSS, from the coding sequence ATGTCTGTAAACATTAAACGAATTATAACCATCATCATCATGGTGAGTGTGGTTGGTCTGATCAGTTTGGGCGCCTATATGGTGGTGCAAAAAAGCGATCACAGGCCACAAGATTCCAAGCAGTTAAGCGAGCCTGCGATTGATCCAAAAGCCGTGGCTGGCGGAGCAGATAAAGCGTGGCTCAGTCAAGCCATGGAAAAGATCAAAGCGCAGGAATATGAGCTCAGCAAAAATAAACAAGGCCTGCTCCAGGCGCCGAATCGAAAGCATAATTTCCGGATGACTGTGCATGAGAACAAGGTGGGATTTGAGCCGCGAACAATATCCTCTGAAAAAGAAGAGAAATCCAAAACCAAAAAATGGCAGTGGCAATGGGAGACTGATCAAATGGGCCGGCTGGGGAACATGGAATCAGTCGATAAGGGCGAAAGAAGCGTACAAGGGAATATGGTTACCTATGATCGCAAGCAGATGAAAGAGTGGTATGAGAACAAACCCGAAGGCATAGAGCAAGGATTTATCATCTACCAAAAGCCGGTTGCAGGTTCCAAAAAATCTTCCGGCAGTGACCCCTGGGTAATGATTCAATCCTGCAGGATAGAGGGCTTGACCTTGCGGTTGGCAGCAGATCAAAACAGCATAGATTTCGTAGATGAGCATCAGGCGGTTATCATGAGATACGGACAATTAAAGGTCAAAGATGCGTCAGATAAGTTATTGCCCTCGGAAATAAGAGTGGAAAAAAACACAATCATTGTAGCGTACCAGGATACCAATGCAAAATACCCCATAGTCATTGATCCCTTGATGACCAATCCCGGATGGACAGCAGAGAGTGATCAAGCGAATGCATATTTTGGTTATTCAGTGGCAAGCGCCGGAGATGTAAATGGGGATGGGTATAGTGATGTGATCGTGGGAGCGTATTATTATGACCATGGAGAGACAGATGAAGGCCGTGCTTATGTGTACCATGGCAGCAGCTCAGGGCTGGCAGGTACAGCTGCCTGGACAGCCGAGAGTGATCAAACTGGCGCAGAGTTTGGCAGATCTGTGGCAAGTGCAGGGGATGTGAATGGAGATGGATATAGTGATGTGATCGTGGGAGTGTATAGATATGACAATGGGGAGAGCAATGAAGGCCGTGCTTATGTGTATCATGGCAGCAGCTCGGGATTAAACGCTACGGCAAATTGGATTGCAGAGAGTGATCAGGTAGATGCAGGGTTTGGCAGATCTGTGGCAAGTAGCGGAGATGTGAATGGAGATGGATATAGTGATGTGATCGTGGGAGCGCATTTTTATAACAATGGCGAGCAAGATGAAGGTCGTGCTTATGTGTATCATGGCAGCAGCTCAGGGCTGGAAAATACAGCTGCCTGGACAGATGAAAGTGATCAAACATATGCATATTTTGGTTATTCAGTGGCAAGCGCCGGAGATGTGAATGGAGATGGCTATAGTGATGTAATAGTGGGAGCGTATGGTTATGACAATGGCGCGAGCAATGAAGGCCGTGCTTATGTGTACCATGGCAGCAGCTCAGGGCTGGCAGATGCATCTGCCTGGACAGCAGAGAGCGATCAAACTGGCGCAGAGTTTGGCAGATCTGTAGCCAGTGCCGGAGATGTGAATGGAGATGGTTATAGTGATGTAATCGTGGGAGCGCATGCTTATGACAATGGCGCGACAGATGAAGGCCGTGTCTTTGTGTATCATGGCAGCAGTTCAGGGATGGCAGGTACAGCAAATTGGACAGCAGAGAGTGATCAAACTGGCGCAGAGTTTGGCAGATCTGTGGCCAGTGCCGGAGATGTAAATGGAGATGGTTATAGTGATGTGATAGTGGGAGCGCACTATTATGACAATGGCGAGACAGATGAGGGTTGTGCTTATGTGTATCATGGGAGCAGCGCCGGGCTGGCAAATACAGCCGCCTGGACAGCAGAGAGTGATCAGGTAGATACCTGGTTTGGCTATTCTGTTGCAAGTGCAGGTGATGTGAATGGAGATGGTTATAGTGATGTGATCGTGGGAGCGCCCTTTTATGATAATGGAGAGACAAATGAAGGCCGTGTTTTTGTATATCATGGCAGCACCTCAGGGTTAGCCGCTACAGCAAATTGGATTGTGGAGGGTAATGAAATATTTGTAGGTTTTGGTTATTCAGTGGCAAGCGCCGGAGATGTAAATGGAGATGGTTATAGTGATGTGATCGTGGGAGCGCCCTTTTATGACAATGGCGCGACAGATGAAGGCCGTGCTTATGTGTATCATGGCAGCAGC